Below is a window of Camelina sativa cultivar DH55 chromosome 11, Cs, whole genome shotgun sequence DNA.
TAGGTAttgtttttagcaaaagaatTGAGCCAGTTTCAAATGATTTCGATTCTTTCACTGTTAGagctttattaaattattagaaaggtaacataatttatatttctgaagatatgattttaaatatatatctttttacatctcgtaatatagttatattattatattacaatacatagtgaaattaatttaattttaaaaatatgtaggggataatatttatgaaattttgaataatatttaccaattttaaaaaaatttataggagcaaaatattgtgtatataaacaaattaaatggcagtggcagttgacaaaaaaatatatatagcagtggtagttttatgtaattttattgaaTACTAAAGGTAAATAATTAATTGGGTACGGAGCTCTCTGACGACGACGCGTCAGctttttctccaaaatgtttctcttttaatataaaggggatgactaaattctaaaccctaaaaccccaaatactaaacctCATTCCCAAAAAccatatcctaaatgtaaaatagagaacccaaaactaaaaaaatattctaatttttaacatattgtaattgtgtaagaaaaagacaaaaacgaaaattttaaaaaaataggtaTTGTTGTAAAAGATATCTTAAAAAGGGCATTTTTAACCAATTCATTttgtattattagtttattttgaCATTAAACAtgattatttgtaaattaagtAATTGACTTTAGTAGACactttaccctttttttttattaacgtTAAATAAGAAAGCCCATATACCCTTTGGTCTTTTCAGGATATCGATGCTTCATAGCTGGATCTTGGAAAGCAGGGGATTTGTATGCAGGTGCTGGTTGGTGTTGTACCTCGATCCAGACAACGTTGCCGTTTTTGGGTGCCAAGAATTTCAGGCGAAGTCTATCTCCATTACATACTGAAGTTGAAGCGTTCCTTTGGGCGATGCGCTGCATGATCGGCCATGACTTCAGAGAGGTGGCTTTTTATACTgactgctcagacttggtgaagatggtgtcttctccttccgACTGGCCAGCGTTCTCGGCGTACCTTGACGACATCAAGACTGATAAGGAGgaattcttttccttttctttatctttaattcCTAGAAATGCTAATTTAAGGgtggattctttggcacgccagtACATCTCCGCACCAAGTATTGTTTGTAAACGATTTTCCTACCAATTAGCTCGTTTgagctgacaaaaaaaaaaaaacccatataAAAGAGGCCTATTAAGGCCCACATATGATACGTTATTGCAGCCTTTATATATGAATCGAGTTCGTATATTCTGCTCTAACAATTTTCTTCCTCCTCGACATCATCAAACGAGTAACGGACTCGCCATAACAAAAATCGCCGGAGACGCAGCTCCCTTCGCTGATTATCTTACACCGAAATTTTTTTCACGGCGCCGTTTGTCTTCACTCCGTCGCGTACAATTGTAGCCTTCTGAAAAAATCACGATCTGATAACAATCAGGGGagagcaacaaaaaaaagaagaagatcaatatGGGGAACGGTAACAGTCTCGATCTTAGggattttttttggcttagtAAATCGAATTATGCGGTCAGGAATTTGGGAATTTTGATGTTTCAGGTGAAAGAGGAAGAcctaacaagaagatgaagtacGCTGGGAAGGTTCGtgttaaaaaatttcatcatatgaattttttttttttttttttttttaaggtttcttCAGTTCAATGCTAGTTAGTGTGTGTAATTGAAGTCTTCAGATGAAttgtttatttatgatttaggGCGTTTCAATGGAAGTATAATGTGATATTAGTGTGAAATTCTCAGGATGatcagaagatgaagaacatcCAAAACGCTGAAGACTactatgatgatgatgctaaTGAGGGTTCTCGTGATGGTAACATTGATTACTCTCTAGCATAGTTAGATACATTTTGGAGgaatattataaaattgaaaatacttGAATAATGGTTTTTTGAAGGTGaaggagaggagaagaagagggatTTTACAGATTTGGAGTTGAAGCCAGACCATGGGAACAGGCCTTTGTGGGCTTGTGCTGATGGAAGGATATTTTTGGAGACGTTTTCACCTCTCTATAAACAAGCTTATGATTTTCTTATCGCCATTGCTGAACCCGTTTGCAGGTCCTCATCTTACATATTTGTTGTAAGAGATTTCGATTTTTTCTTGATTATATCAATGTATAAGTTatgattttggatttgatttcaGGCCAGAGTCAATGCACGAGTATAATTTAACTCCACACTCGTTGTATGCAGCCGTTTCCGTTGGTCTTGAGACAGAAACTATCATTTCTGTTTTGAATAAGCTGTCTAAGACTAAGCTACCCAAAGAGATGATTGATTTCATCCATGCTTCTACTGCTAATTATGGTAAAGTGAAGCTGGTTTTGAAGAAGAATCGTTATTTTATTGAATCCCCATTCCCTGAGGTAAGTTATCCAGACTTATCCTCTTTCTTTCTATAGTTTTGTGTATTGgatatttgtttagtttttctGTTGGTTTTGCTCACTCTTTAAAGATAAACAATCTCAGGTGTTGAAAAGGCTTCTCAGCGATGATACTATAAATCGAGCTAGATTTTCTTCTGAGGTACGATGAACTCCTCCGTTTAGTGCATTATGTTTGCTGTTCGTGGTTTAGATCAAATGTTCTCAAAGgattttgcatcttttgttaCCAAATTCGCAGGTTCTCTTGGTTTCgtctttaaattttaagttcTCTTGAACTATGTTTCTGTTGGTAGATAAACTCATTATCCTTTCTCATTAAGCTTCTTGATTCATTGAATGTGGAGTTCATTTTTCTTATACCTATATGAGTTCTCCTCAGTATGTCAAACCAACttgatttaacttttttatGCTAGCCATATTATGACGGTGATGGATTTACGATTGGCAAAACAAGCGGTGAAATTGAGGCTGGACCCGGAGAGCTGTTGAATGAAGCAGAATtggcagcagcagcagaagagaaagaaactcaCTCGTTTGAGATAGATCCTTCACAGGTGATGAGTTGTATTGATGAGTTGGTAGTGTTGTATGATCTTTATTTAACTTGTGGTGTCATGTTATTTTGGTCTTGGTGTGTAGGTGGAGAATGTGAAGCAGCGTTGCTTGCCAAATGCCTTGAATTACCCTATGTTAGAGGAATATGACTTCAGGAACGACAATGTTAGTAACAAATATTACACTTAGGCCAATTTTTACTTACCAGCGCTGCAGGTTTGTGATTGTTAATAACTTGATGGTGTCTGTCAGGTTAATCCTGATCTTGACATGGAACTGAAACCCCATGCACAACCGAGGCCATACCAGGAAAAAAGTTTGAGCAAAATGTTCGGGAATGGTATATCTGTCCACATATTTTTTCTTAGTAATTCAGTTATATGGcgactgtttaattataaaacgtCTCTTAGATATTTAGATTTGTACTTTCGTACAGTGTTCTGATCTAGCTTCATTTTGGAACTCCTAATAGATAAGTATCTTTGTAATTTCTCCTGAAAAATTGTGACTGATCTAGAATCTTGATTCTGAAGGACGAGCAAGATCTGGGATTATTGTGTTGCCTTGTGGTGCTGGTAAATCTCTAGTTGGGGTTTCTGCAGCGGCTCGTATAAAGAAGAGTTGTCTTTGTTTGGCGACGAATGCTGTCTCGGTGGATCAATGGGCATTCCAGTTCAAGTTGTGGTCTACTATAAGAGATGACCAGATATGTCGTTTCACTTCTGATAGTAAAGAACGATTCCGTGGAAATGCTGGTGTTGTTGTGACAACCTATAATATGATTGCCTTTGGTGGTAAACGATCTGAGGAAGCAGAGAAGATTAtagaagaaatgagaaacaGAGAGTGGGGGTTGCTGCTCATGGACGAGGTAATCAAAAAGTTCTTAATATGACGTGTCTTTAAAGTGAAGTTAGTGTTGCTAGTAGTTTCTTTGCGGAATAGTCATATGTGGTTCATCGAGAAGGTGTATCCAGTGTTGAGCCCATGAATGTTCTCTATAAACAATTAGTTTCCATTCAATGCTTAACTTTTCaagatttatgttttcttgataGGTGCATGTGGTTCCGGCCCATATGTTTAGGAAAGTTATCAGCATCACAAAATCTCACTGCAAGCTAGGACTTACAGGTAATTGAAAAGTTCATTTTCATCTACCTGTTATGTATACTTCAGTTGCAGAAGCtaagtttcttttttggtcttttttgttCAGCCACCCTTGTGAGAGAAGACGAAAAGATTACAGACTTGAACTTCCTTATTGGCCCGAAACTATATGAAGCCAATTGGCTAGATTTAGTTAAAGGAGGATTTATTGCTAATGTTCAGTGTGCTGAAGTATGGTGTCCTATGACCAAAGAGTTTTTTGCAGAATATCTGAAGAAAGAGAACTCCAAGAAAAAACAGGTTCATTAATATCATTGTTCTCCATTTTCCTCGGAAATTTACTGGAAAAAGAAATCTTAGATAGTATGTTTGTTTTATCTAACACTAGAGTCCATGAAATTTTAGTCACCTTTAAATATGGTAAACATCAATATAATAGTGAAAATGCTCTACTAGATCACCCTGTAATTGTCCATGGAAACCTCTTGACATTTACATATGTTGTCTTTGGGTATCTGCAGGCGCTTTATGTCATGAACCCTAACAAGTTCAGAGCCTGCGAGTTTCTGATTCGTTTCCATGAACAACAACGTAAAGATAAAATCATTGTCTTTGCAGACAATCTTTTTGCACTTACAGAATATGCAATGAAACTCCGGAAACCGATGATTTATGGTGCAACCAGATTCGTAAAAGAACCTATTTGAGAgcacattttttttgtgtttcattcAGTTTACAATCTGATAATTATCTTTGTTCAATATTTAGCCATATTGAACGAACCAAAATTCTGGAGGCGTTTAAAACCAGTAAAGACGTGAACACAGTCTTCCTATCAAAGGTATGAACATTGTTTCCTTCATTATAGAAATTTGTCTATTCCACGTTCGTTAGGGAACTTAATTTCGGTTTGATTTCTTTGACTACAGGTTGGTGATAACTCTATATATATCCCTGAAGCTAATGTGATTATCCAGATATCGTCACATGCTGGTTCTAGACGTCAAGAGGCTCAACGTTTGGGTCGTATTCTTAGAGCTAAGGTGTGATTTTCAGTATTACCCATCACAGTAGCTCTCTCTTATAGATCCTCTTGTTGGTTGGATCCAATAAGTTTTACTTCTCCGTGATCAAAAACAGGGTAAACTTGAAGATAGAATGGCCGGTGGAAAAGAAGAGTATAATGCATTCTTTTACTCGCTTGTTTCGACAGATACACAGGTAAATCACTAGTTTGGGTGAAGTAGGGAATGAAACCTATGTGTCTCTAGTGAATAGCTAGCTGATTTAAGGACTGGGAATATGTTTGAAATTGCAGGAAATGTATTATTCAACGAAAAGACAGCAGTTCTTGATCGACCAAGGTTATAGCTTCAAGGTAATAACAAGCCTCCCACCTCCTGACGCTGGTTCAAGCTTGAGCTACCACAGTCAAGAAGAACAGTTGTCTCTTCTCGGAAAGGTGCTGAATGCTGGAGACGATTTGATTGGTCTAGAGCAACTCGAAGAAGACACAGACGAAATGGCTCTTCAGAAGGCGAGACGAACCATGGGGTCGATGAGTGCAATGTCCGGTTCAAAGGGAATGGTGTACATGGAATATAACTCAGGCCGTCACAAATCTGGtcaacaaatcaagaaacctaAAGACCCAACCAAACGACACACTATCTTCAAAAAACGTTACGCGTGAGAAAAGAGAAGCTCTTCGAGAGTATATTCTGCTCATTTTTTTCGGCTCGATTTGTATTTCGAGAGTATTGGGCTCAACTTGAGAATAAGAAAGCCCATATAAAAGAGGCTTATTAAAGTCCATATTTGACCCGTTACTTGTAGCCTTAATAATATATGGAGTCCGAGTTTTGCATAAAACCAGTAAACCGACTCCGCCATACCCGAACCCGACACCgaatgaaaatcaaaatcagcCGGAGACGCAGCTCCCATCGCCAAATAGCTTTCACGGCGCCGGTTGTCTTCTGAGAATCACGAATTGATAACTTCATTTGGTAAATACAAGACATAATCTCTAAAATCGATCCTTCTAGAggagcaaaaagaagaagaagaagatcaatatGGGAAATGGTATCAAGCTCGATCTTACTGATTTTATGCATAGTTTATCACTTTATCGAATTATCCGGCTAATAATGGGGAAATATTTGATGTTTCAGGTGAAAGAGGAAGAcccaacaagaagatgaagtatgGTGGGAAGGTTCGTGTTGAGTGTTTTTTTCTCTACAAATGAATGTTTCTAGTATAGGGCTCTTCAATGGTAGTTAGTGTAATTTcta
It encodes the following:
- the LOC104724505 gene encoding DNA repair helicase XPB1-like, yielding MGNGERGRPNKKMKYAGKDDQKMKNIQNAEDYYDDDANEGSRDGEGEEKKRDFTDLELKPDHGNRPLWACADGRIFLETFSPLYKQAYDFLIAIAEPVCRPESMHEYNLTPHSLYAAVSVGLETETIISVLNKLSKTKLPKEMIDFIHASTANYGKVKLVLKKNRYFIESPFPEVLKRLLSDDTINRARFSSEPYYDGDGFTIGKTSGEIEAGPGELLNEAELAAAAEEKETHSFEIDPSQVENVKQRCLPNALNYPMLEEYDFRNDNVNPDLDMELKPHAQPRPYQEKSLSKMFGNGRARSGIIVLPCGAGKSLVGVSAAARIKKSCLCLATNAVSVDQWAFQFKLWSTIRDDQICRFTSDSKERFRGNAGVVVTTYNMIAFGGKRSEEAEKIIEEMRNREWGLLLMDEVHVVPAHMFRKVISITKSHCKLGLTATLVREDEKITDLNFLIGPKLYEANWLDLVKGGFIANVQCAEVWCPMTKEFFAEYLKKENSKKKQALYVMNPNKFRACEFLIRFHEQQRKDKIIVFADNLFALTEYAMKLRKPMIYGATSHIERTKILEAFKTSKDVNTVFLSKVGDNSIYIPEANVIIQISSHAGSRRQEAQRLGRILRAKGKLEDRMAGGKEEYNAFFYSLVSTDTQEMYYSTKRQQFLIDQGYSFKVITSLPPPDAGSSLSYHSQEEQLSLLGKVLNAGDDLIGLEQLEEDTDEMALQKARRTMGSMSAMSGSKGMVYMEYNSGRHKSGQQIKKPKDPTKRHTIFKKRYA